The sequence below is a genomic window from Humulus lupulus chromosome 3, drHumLupu1.1, whole genome shotgun sequence.
ACTTGAATACCATGAATGAGTTGTCTCTGATTATAACTATCCAAGAGAGCAGAGAATCCCTCAGTACAAATGATAAACAGATAAGGAGAGAGTGGATCCCCTTGACGAAGGCCCCGCTCAGGAGTGATGAAGCCAAACTCTCTACCTGCATGCGAAATCTGATACCTCACAGAAGTGACACAGGCCATGAAAAGATTCACCAATTTCTCTGCAAACCCCATTCTCTGTAAAACTGCCCTGAGATAACCCCATTCGACACGATCGTAGGCCTTTCTCATATCAAGCTTCAAAACCATATAACCCTTCTTCCCACCTGTCTTTCGTTTCATGTAGTGCATAATCTCATAAGCAATCATAATATTGTCAGAAATCAACCGCCCAGGGATAAAAGCACTCTGTGCTTCAGAAATAACACAATCAATAACGAGCTTTAATCGATTAGCAAGTACCTTTGAAATAATCTTGTAAAGAACGTTACATAAGGATATTGGTCGTAGATCTAACATTGACCGAGGGCTTTTCTTCTTTGGGATAAGGACAATAGAGGTGAATACCAACTCCTCCTGAAAACTCTCAGACTCCCGAACTGCTTTTATCACATCATTCCCCACAATATTCCAGTACTTTTGATAGAAACCAGGGCTCATCCCATCCGGACCTGGGGACTTATCAGGATGCATCTGAAAGACAGCGGTCTTAACCTCCCCATCCTCTATAGGTACCTGTAACATATCATTCTGCGCCGGGGTGATCGAACTGGATATACAACTGACTACTGGATCCCAATTGGCCACTGTAGATTTAAAAAGAGTTTGGAAGTAGGTGACCATAAGCTCCTGAAGGCCTCCATCCCAAACCACCGAATGCCCATCCTCATTAACCAAAGTCTCAATATGATTATTGCGCTTTCTAGTGCGAGCGGAAGCATGGAAGTACTTAGAATTAAGATCACCTTCTCGTAACCACAGTTGTTTACTTCTTTGGCGCCAAAATACTTCTTTCTGAACAAGTATCTCGAACAAACCTTTCTGAGCTTCTTCAAACTTCTGAAGAGACTGGCTGTCCCGGCACCCCTTGAGCGTTTTTATCACCCCGTGACACGCATCTATCCTGCGATGAAAATTGCCCGTGACATGCTTTCCCCAATCCGAGAGAGCCTTCGCACACAAAGAGAGTTTTTCATTAATCGGTCTCTCCCTATATACGCTCCAAGTATCCTCCACAATTTTAGCACACATTGGTTCTCTAAGCCAGGCGTTCTCAAATTTAAAAGATCGCAAGAGCACGGGCCGATGCTCTTTAGAAGGGATCAACAAAATGGGACAATGATCCGAGGTGGACCATTCCATGTTGACGAGTTGGCAAGTAGGGAAAAGAGAAAGCTATTGCTCATTAACCAAAGCACGATCGAGACGACATTCAATCCAATCCTTAGTATTTCTACCCCGTTCCCAGGTAAAAGGGTAGCCCACCAACTCCATATCAATCAACTGGCACTCCTGAAGAACATCTTGAAAGCCTTGTAACAACCAAGAAGGATAAGGCCTACCCCCCTTTTTATCATCATGAGAAAGAGTATTATTCAGATCACCTATCACGCACCAAGAGGACGAATTAGAGCTTGCCAAAGTTCTCATTAAGTTCCACGTACCACTTCTCATAGCCCTATTAGGTTCACCATACAAACCAGTCAAACGAAACACACTCCCATTTCTCTGATGAACCTTCACATCAATATGGTTTTTACTATAAGAAGATAAAATAGCCTCTTCTTGATACCTCCATAAAAAAGCCAAACCACCACTCCTACCCTCACAATCCACCGTAATCATGCCTTCAAAGCCCAAATAAATCTTTAATTTTTCAACCATATTCTTCTTACACAAAGTCTCACATAAGAACACAAAATTGGGTTTCTTGCGGAGTACAATCTCCTTTAGGAATTGAACAGTCCACGGGGTCCCAAGCCTGCGGCAATTCCAACTGAGAATACTCATAATTCTTGGCGGGTCCGCGAACCGGAACCCGCCATAAACAAGTTTTTTTACCCAGTTGGAGCACCAACTGTACGAACCACATTTTCCACCTCCTGAGTATCACGATCCTCACTATTCTCCAAAGAACCCAGCCCATTACCACCCTCCTATACACGAAATGGGCCTTGGCCCAAAAGCTCAATAACCCTTCTCTTCTTAGATTCAACAAAAACGGCAGCCGCATCACCTTTATTTGGAAAATTGGACAGCCCACCAAAATGATCATCTCCTTTATTAGATATATGGGACAGCTCACCAACATGGTCAGAAGTGGCATGTTGACCCAATAAACTTCCTCTCATATTACTTCCCATATTAGCCACGTTACTTGCCATAATCCCTTTTCCACGAATATTGCGTAATAATGAAGAACCATGATTTGAGGAGTCACGTAAATCATGCGAGTAAATGCCTCTGGAAGATTCGGTCGTGGGAACTTGCGGTTGGGCTGTGTTTCCCGTGGCCGACGACGTAGCCGTATGCATAGTGGCCTGCGTCGGGGTCGCCATTGAAGCAGGTGACGGAGCTGGCTGCGCCTCCATCATCTCCGTTCTGAGCCATTTCGCACCGATAAGCTTTGTTTGTCGACGAAAAGGGGCACGCATCCAGTCCCCATAAGGTTGCGGAATATCCTCTTCAGCTGCCTCAAATCTCCGCGGACAAAAACGCTCCGAATGTCCCAGTAAACCACAGATAAAGCAAAATGTAGGAACATTCTCATATTTGAACGTAATCCAGAACCACTCCTCCTTATTCTGCATAATCTTCATTCGACGCGACAACGGTTTGGCCAGATCAATCCTAACCCGAATACGCATGTACTCCCTCTAAACACCCATAAAATTCTTCGAACAAGAATCCAGAAAAGTTCCAATATGATCTCCCACTGCCTTCAACACCCGAGACGACATGAAACCCGTCTGAAGGTCATAAACTTGAACCCACATATCGATAAAATCCAAGGGCACGCACCTTGGGTTCCCCTCTTGTTGCATACGATTTATAATCAAAGCCTTTCGATTAAACGACCAAGGGCTTCCTTCAATCACCCGTTTGATATCCAGTTCATGGTAGAACTGAAATAAGAACCGGTTTGTCTCCACCTCCTTGATGTATACCCCCTTCCCCGGATGCCAAAGTGAAGCAAGAGTCTGCTGCATCGCTACAAAATCCAAGGCTCCCGTTTGAATAAACCGACCAACCAGACACAACCGCCAATTATAGATGGGTTCACAGTCCACACGACCACCGTCTTCCCCACCGATGGTATTCACATCGAGTCCCCCTGCATCTTCCGCCGCCAGATTAAGATCAAACATCGGTCTTTGGTTCCGACTCGAGGCCATCGTAAATGAAAACAAAAGGCAAATCAACGTTGACAATGGGTGAACAAGACAAAGACAATAAGACGACTAACCATGACACAGAGTCAAGACACCATTGAGCAATTTGCCCCCTTCTTTTTGACATATGCTAAAAGTTTAGCCAAATTAGACacataattcaatttttttttattatctaattaatattgaattttattaaaaaaaaattaaattgatttaaaaataaataaaacaattaaaatatataaaaaataaaactaaaactaaaacaaaattaaaattaaacctAACTCCTCTCTTCCCTTCCATTCCCTTCCCTAAACCCTAAATCTCcaatatcatcatcatcatcttcttcttcttctgttgaCTGGGTGACAAAGATGTaataaatataaaacaaaaaacaCATGTATACTAATAACAACAGAAAAGATAGTCTCATTGATGAAAACTGATCTTCAAACCTTTCTGTTTTGTGGTATATTGGCCTTCTGTTTTGCTATTGCAACAGCCCTAGAGAGACCTCCTATTGCATCGACTAAAACCTCGTGATGCTGCATCTTTACCCGTCCAAACTCTTCCTTGTGCAACCTCTTCCATTTTATCTTCCTACAAGTATGTTATTTACAGATATTAATGACATCAAATACACAAAATCAGATCAGAGAGTTGGTACAAAATGTGAATGGGAATATGGGATGAGTTCACAGGCGGAAGGAGGGTTGGTCACAGAAGATGCTTGGCTTTAAAGCCCTGACCACGAGGAAGCTAATGGTGGTGACAGTGTAACCCATGACGGGTTGAGGTGGTCAGATAGAAGCAAACAGCCTTGGAGTCCATGGATTCTAGTGAGCTGGTTTCGTCGCCACGCACGATATCATACAACTCAAGTCGAGCCTCCAAACTTCCGAGGTGGCCATGCGACGGTGAGAGGTGGAGGCTGGTGGAGCGCGTATTGCCAGGGGATCTCGCATGCTGGAGCTGCCATGGATGGCAGTGGAGAAGGAGAGGTAGacaagagagaaggagagagagggtCGGacaggagagagaaagagaaggaaaataAAGTTAGGGTTTCCTTTTTAATATCAGATTGTTAGcagatttaatttttgttttacttttttacATAAAAAAGTAATAGttttattctaaattaaattgaatttatttttatttggaaatctatttaattcattaattaataaaactcgagggtattttggtcatatttaaaaattatttgaccaaaattAGGCTCAGGGTATCATTTTGATCCGTtttgcaaaacacatggtccgatttgtcatttaacaaaacataggggccAATCGAGTATTCAGGCAAAACACATGAGCCAAATTAGTATTTTCCCTTAATTTATTAATGTCAATAAATATAAACACTACAGTTGTTTGGTAGTTACAAATAGTATAATTGAAGATAAAGATAACATTTAGACCATATCCAATGcaagatgtaaattttgtgtcaaatttggcacacaaAATGAGTAAATACTATATTTGACTCAATAATTATAATTGTGCTCCAATATACGATATTTATAATTGTGCTCTTATATGACTACATCATTTATGACTTTTGATAGTTGTGTAGTGTTTGCATAACTTTGATACTTGTGACTGTGTAGGGggaaagaataattttttttttttttaataaagagtAATGATTGAGACATACTCACTTTGCACTAGCTAATCTCAACTAACAATTAAAATTGATGTGATCCCCATTTAAAAATATCCATTGTTAAAACTTAACATGTGAGTAAAAATTGTGTACAATTTAAGTGTGTGTCTCCCATTACTCATTTATAAATCAAATATATATTAGATGAGCTCGTAaggttaaaaaataaaaagaatatatAACTTGAAAATTAAGGAAATGTACCATTATTAAATAAGTCTGTTATCAGGCAACCAACAAACCAAACAAACCATACATATCCCATCTCATGCACACCACTTTATTATGATCTGggcttattatttaaatactgaATTAAGCAAAAGCAGAAACGACAACAAGGAGTACATATATAATTAAAGCACACATGCATTAATTAATAAGatcatatgtatatgtatatgatcaacGAGCTTTGTTGATTATTTTGTCAATGGCTTGAAGGGACTGAATGGCAGACTGAATATAGTAGCTAAGAGCTCCAGCGATGGTACCAAGGGGATCTGCAGCGAGTTCTTTGAGCATATCTTGGTCCGAAGTGGGCAATGGCTTGGATGGGTCCTCATCAAATGCCTTGGCTTGGTCAAGGTATGCATCCATACGTGGTGTAGCAAATAAACGCAGCTTCTCCACATCTCCTCTTGTGGCGAAACGTTGGCGATCATGAGATGTCTCAGAAGAGAGTGCAAAAGGACGCCCTTTGTTTTCATACATCTGTTGTGATTTCATCAACCTCTGCAGCTGTTGCAACTCAATTTTCAGCATCTCAATCAATGGATTATCAGGGGTTTTCTCATCATTAAGCATGCTTTGGGCATTGAGGATCTTGTCTCGAGCCTCCTCAAGCCTCTTCTGGTCAGCCATGGATCTTGCTTCTTTTATCATCATTGCAGTTTGAAGACGGTTCTCCTCTACCAACACCTCCTCCTTCTCCTCCGTATTTGCCCCCGTGCGACGTACGTTAGCATACAGTGTATTTGCGAAAAAGGGTTTCCCTCCATTGCTATATAATTATAATGAAACATTGATGATGATGATCTTTACAAAATTAAGCATTAATTTATTAGCTATACGTACCTGTAAGTATAATCGATCTGTATAATATCTGCCCCTGGGCCTGCTCGCTTGCCAACAGAAGGAAGAACAAGATCTACCATGACCTTACGTATCTCTTTGTCATAAAGATCACCAAATGAAATGGTTACAGAGCCAGCTTCATTGCCCTTAGATTGAGGGTAGGCTCCAGCACGCACATTCTCAATGGTTGATTCGGTTTCGACTTGTGTGACAGTTAGCTCTAAGTCTTGAACAACCACAGTCAGAAGCCCAGCCAAACACCCGGCAAATGCAATGCTCAAGTTGTCTTGGTTTTGGACATCTGAGTATGTTCCTCCTTTGCTCTTGTGTGCAATGGCATTGAGCACCTAGAGAGAAAGGGAtatataagagagagagagagagagagaaagagaagtagTGAATAGCTATGAAACATGCATGTGCGTACGTACATACCGTTGGATCATGTTTTGTGCCGAAACCAAATGTGAAGACGGGCACAATATTGCCGATGTCAACTTGGGCCGCATCACCACCAGCATTTTGTTCACCGTCAGACATAAGTATGATAGCAGCCACACGACCGCTGCTGAGAGTGCGGCCATTGATGACTTTCAAGCCAGTTTCAAGGCCAGCAGTGATGTTGGTGCCACCGCTGGCCTTTAAACCAGTGACTAGATTCTCAATATCAGATTGAGCACTCTCAGTAATCTGACGCAGTGGACACAACCTCTTCGAATTAGCCTCGAATGTCACAACTGACAGACGATCAATTGGGCTGAGTTTCTTGATGACGAATTGCATGGCAATCTTCATCTTTTCTAACTTCTCACCCGCCATACTCCCACTCACATCCAAAACCGTCACAAGATCAACTCCAGGTCTATCATTTCCGAGTCCTGACCCTGTCAGCTCCAACATCACCTTGAATTTCGTTTCTTCTAGTGGCGCCTCTGTCTTGTTGATGATTGACAACTTTGTTTTGCCTGCTACAAATGAACTCCTGTATCTTTCCTCTGCCACATGCATCGACCCAAATTCAAATatgatccaaaaaaaaaaaaaacacaattaaTATTAGTTGTGAAATATAATATTCAGATATTAATTTATGGAAAAATAATGTCAAACACAAACCTGATACATCTTGGGTAGTTGCAACAATCGGCTGATCATCGTTGAAgctcattttgccaaaaatacTGGCTAATCCAAATATTCATGCACGAAAAAAGATACAACACTGGTCATATACATGCACGTACGTGTGCTTATTATTTTATACCAGTAATtacaaattaatttgtttaacaATTAAACATACAAAATCT
It includes:
- the LOC133824547 gene encoding E3 ubiquitin-protein ligase WAV3-like; this translates as MSFNDDQPIVATTQDVSEERYRSSFVAGKTKLSIINKTEAPLEETKFKVMLELTGSGLGNDRPGVDLVTVLDVSGSMAGEKLEKMKIAMQFVIKKLSPIDRLSVVTFEANSKRLCPLRQITESAQSDIENLVTGLKASGGTNITAGLETGLKVINGRTLSSGRVAAIILMSDGEQNAGGDAAQVDIGNIVPVFTFGFGTKHDPTVLNAIAHKSKGGTYSDVQNQDNLSIAFAGCLAGLLTVVVQDLELTVTQVETESTIENVRAGAYPQSKGNEAGSVTISFGDLYDKEIRKVMVDLVLPSVGKRAGPGADIIQIDYTYSNGGKPFFANTLYANVRRTGANTEEKEEVLVEENRLQTAMMIKEARSMADQKRLEEARDKILNAQSMLNDEKTPDNPLIEMLKIELQQLQRLMKSQQMYENKGRPFALSSETSHDRQRFATRGDVEKLRLFATPRMDAYLDQAKAFDEDPSKPLPTSDQDMLKELAADPLGTIAGALSYYIQSAIQSLQAIDKIINKAR